One Brassica napus cultivar Da-Ae chromosome A1, Da-Ae, whole genome shotgun sequence genomic region harbors:
- the LOC106365380 gene encoding BI1-like protein — MEKSDIESGVVIGGKELYPKMTESTELRWAFIRKVYAILTLQLIVTVGVSSVVFFVGEISVFITTTTPGLVVFFVSLLLPLLMLWPLIVFAKKHPVNLIILMLFTLSISFAVGLCCSFSKGRIVLEAAVLTATMVVGLTIYTFWAVRRGHDFSFLAPFLFGSLLIILVFATIQVFHPLGKLSSMIFSCVASVCFCGYIIYDTNQLIKKLNYDEYIHAAISLYLDVINLFLNLVGILVHT, encoded by the exons ATGGAGAAATCTGACATAGAGAGTGGTGTAGTGATCGGTGGTAAAGAGCTTTATCCTAAGATGACGGAGAGCACCGAGCTTCGCTGGGCTTTCATAAGGAAGGTTTACGCTATCTTGACTCTTCAGCTGATCGTGACTGTCGGAGTCTCCTCCGTCGTTTTCTTCGTAGGCGAGATATCTGTCTTCATCACGACAACCACACCCGGCCTTGTCGTCTTCTTTGTCTCGCTCCTTCTTCCTCTCCTCA TGCTGTGGCCACTGATTGTTTTTGCGAAGAAGCATCCCGTCAACCTCATAATCTTAATGCTCTtcactctctccatctctttcGCCGTGGGACTTTGCTGCTCTTTTTCAAAAG GGAGAATTGTTCTGGAGGCTGCGGTTCTCACAGCTACAATGGTCGTGGGGTTAACGATATACACTTTCTGGGCAGTAAGGAGAGGCCATGACTTCTCTTTCCTTGCACCGTTCCTCTTCGGATCCCTCCTTATCATCCTCGTCTTCGCTACGATAcag GTATTCCATCCTCTGGGGAAGCTATCGTCGATGATATTCAGCTGTGTAGCTTCAGTCTGTTTCTGCGGTTACATCATCTACGACACGAACCAGCTGATCAAGAAACTCAACTACGACGAGTATATCCATGCTGCTATTTCTCTTTACCTGGACGTCATCAATCTCTTCCTCAATCTCGTTGGTATTCTCGTCCATACTTAG
- the LOC106369193 gene encoding VAN3-binding protein-like isoform X2 has translation MEKPMVPTWRPDPVYRPPETPLEPMEFLARSWSVSALEVSKALTPSNPQILLSKTEEEPISGDGGDTEENGLVSGNTFSFACSETSQMVMDRILSHSQEVSPRTSGRLSHSSGPLNGSLTDSPPVSPPESDDIKFCRANNTSLNNINSQFRSTATTPGPITATATQSKTVGRWLKDRREKKKEETRAHNAQIHAAVSVAGVAAAVAAIAAATAASSSSGKDEQMAKTDMAVASAATLVAAQCVEAAELMGAEREHLASVVSSAVNVRSAGDIMTLTAGAATALRGVATLKARAMKEVWNIASVIPMDKGLTSTGGCSNVHNGSNGSSSSSHSGELMQQENFLGTCSREWLARGCELLKRTRKGDLHWKIVSVYINKMNQVTLKMKSKHVGKTFTKKKKNIVLEVIKNVPAWPGRHLLEGGDDLRYFGLKTVLRGDVEFECKSQREYDMWTQGVSRLLVVAAERRFRM, from the exons atggAAAAACCCATGGTTCCAACATGGAGACCCGACCCGGTCTACCGACCACCGGAGACGCCTCTGGAGCCCATGGAGTTCCTCGCTCGCTCTTGGAGCGTCTCAGCTCTCGAGGTCTCCAAGGCTTTGACACCTTCGAACCCTCAGATTCTCCTCTCCAAAACCGAAGAAGAACCCATCTCTGGCGACGGCGGCGATACGGAGGAGAACGGACTTGTCTCCGGAAACACCTTCTCCTTCGCGTGCTCAGAAACTTCTCAAATGGTGATGGATCGTATCTTGTCTCACTCT CAAGAAGTGTCACCCAGAACATCCGGTCGGCTTTCACACAGTAGTGGCCCTCTCAACGGTTCTTTAACCGACAGTCCTCCCGTCTCTCCTCCCGAATCCGATGACATTAAG TTTTGTCGGGCAAACAACACTTCACTGAACAACATTAACTCCCAGTTCCGTTCCACGGCCACTACTCCGGGGCCTATAACCGCCACAGCTACACAGTCCAAGACGGTGGGACGCTGGCTTAAGGACCgcagggagaagaagaaggaggagacTCGAGCGCACAACGCTCAGATTCACGCGGCTGTCTCCGTCGCTGGCGTTGCTGCAGCTGTTGCCGCCATCGCAGCAGCCACCGCCGCCTCTTCTAGCTCCGGGAAGGATGAGCAGATGGCTAAAACCGACATGGCGGTTGCTTCTGCCGCGACCCTTGTTGCTGCTCAGTGTGTGGAGGCTGCTGAGTTGATGGGAGCTGAGAGGGAGCATTTGGCTTCTGTTGTCAGCTCCGCGGTTAATGTTCGCTCCGCCGGAGATATCATGACTCTCACCGCCGGTGCTGCCACAG CTCTAAGGGGCGTGGCGACCTTGAAGGCGAGGGCGATGAAGGAAGTGTGGaacattgcatcagtgataccAATGGACAAGGGTCTCACTTCTACTGGAGGATGCAGCAATGTTCACAATGGTAGCAACGGTAGTTCGAGCAGTAGTCACAGTGGGGAACTTATGCAACAAGAGAATTTCCTGGGAACTTGCAGCAGAGAGTGGCTTGCTAGAGGTTGCGAACTTCTCAAACGTACTCGCAAAG GCGATCTCCACTGGAAAATAGTTTCTGTTTACATCAACAAGATGAATCAG GTTACACTGAAGATGAAGAGTAAGCATGTTGGCAAAACCTTCaccaagaagaaaaaga ACATTGTGCTTGAAGTGATCAAGAATGTTCCAGCTTGGCCTGGACGACATTTGCTTGAGGGAGGAGATGATCTGAGATACTTTGGTTTGAAGACTGTCCTGCGAGGTGATGTGGAATTTGAATGCAAGAGCCAGAGGGAGTATGATATGTGGACGCAAGGTGTTTCGAGGCTTCTTGTGGTTGCTGCTGAAAGGAGATTTAGGATGTGA
- the LOC106369193 gene encoding VAN3-binding protein-like isoform X1 produces MEKPMVPTWRPDPVYRPPETPLEPMEFLARSWSVSALEVSKALTPSNPQILLSKTEEEPISGDGGDTEENGLVSGNTFSFACSETSQMVMDRILSHSQEVSPRTSGRLSHSSGPLNGSLTDSPPVSPPESDDIKQFCRANNTSLNNINSQFRSTATTPGPITATATQSKTVGRWLKDRREKKKEETRAHNAQIHAAVSVAGVAAAVAAIAAATAASSSSGKDEQMAKTDMAVASAATLVAAQCVEAAELMGAEREHLASVVSSAVNVRSAGDIMTLTAGAATALRGVATLKARAMKEVWNIASVIPMDKGLTSTGGCSNVHNGSNGSSSSSHSGELMQQENFLGTCSREWLARGCELLKRTRKGDLHWKIVSVYINKMNQVTLKMKSKHVGKTFTKKKKNIVLEVIKNVPAWPGRHLLEGGDDLRYFGLKTVLRGDVEFECKSQREYDMWTQGVSRLLVVAAERRFRM; encoded by the exons atggAAAAACCCATGGTTCCAACATGGAGACCCGACCCGGTCTACCGACCACCGGAGACGCCTCTGGAGCCCATGGAGTTCCTCGCTCGCTCTTGGAGCGTCTCAGCTCTCGAGGTCTCCAAGGCTTTGACACCTTCGAACCCTCAGATTCTCCTCTCCAAAACCGAAGAAGAACCCATCTCTGGCGACGGCGGCGATACGGAGGAGAACGGACTTGTCTCCGGAAACACCTTCTCCTTCGCGTGCTCAGAAACTTCTCAAATGGTGATGGATCGTATCTTGTCTCACTCT CAAGAAGTGTCACCCAGAACATCCGGTCGGCTTTCACACAGTAGTGGCCCTCTCAACGGTTCTTTAACCGACAGTCCTCCCGTCTCTCCTCCCGAATCCGATGACATTAAG CAGTTTTGTCGGGCAAACAACACTTCACTGAACAACATTAACTCCCAGTTCCGTTCCACGGCCACTACTCCGGGGCCTATAACCGCCACAGCTACACAGTCCAAGACGGTGGGACGCTGGCTTAAGGACCgcagggagaagaagaaggaggagacTCGAGCGCACAACGCTCAGATTCACGCGGCTGTCTCCGTCGCTGGCGTTGCTGCAGCTGTTGCCGCCATCGCAGCAGCCACCGCCGCCTCTTCTAGCTCCGGGAAGGATGAGCAGATGGCTAAAACCGACATGGCGGTTGCTTCTGCCGCGACCCTTGTTGCTGCTCAGTGTGTGGAGGCTGCTGAGTTGATGGGAGCTGAGAGGGAGCATTTGGCTTCTGTTGTCAGCTCCGCGGTTAATGTTCGCTCCGCCGGAGATATCATGACTCTCACCGCCGGTGCTGCCACAG CTCTAAGGGGCGTGGCGACCTTGAAGGCGAGGGCGATGAAGGAAGTGTGGaacattgcatcagtgataccAATGGACAAGGGTCTCACTTCTACTGGAGGATGCAGCAATGTTCACAATGGTAGCAACGGTAGTTCGAGCAGTAGTCACAGTGGGGAACTTATGCAACAAGAGAATTTCCTGGGAACTTGCAGCAGAGAGTGGCTTGCTAGAGGTTGCGAACTTCTCAAACGTACTCGCAAAG GCGATCTCCACTGGAAAATAGTTTCTGTTTACATCAACAAGATGAATCAG GTTACACTGAAGATGAAGAGTAAGCATGTTGGCAAAACCTTCaccaagaagaaaaaga ACATTGTGCTTGAAGTGATCAAGAATGTTCCAGCTTGGCCTGGACGACATTTGCTTGAGGGAGGAGATGATCTGAGATACTTTGGTTTGAAGACTGTCCTGCGAGGTGATGTGGAATTTGAATGCAAGAGCCAGAGGGAGTATGATATGTGGACGCAAGGTGTTTCGAGGCTTCTTGTGGTTGCTGCTGAAAGGAGATTTAGGATGTGA